GAACTTATAGTCGCTGTACGAAGAGCAGAACTCGACCGCGTTGTTGTTGCAACGCATGCGCGCGCTGCTCGCGTCGAGGTCTTTGCAATCGCCACCAGAGCTCGATTCTTTGAGGTCTGCTTTGTCGATCTGGCCTTTCATTTTGCACGCGCCGGCCGAAAGCGCGAGCAGGGTTACTGCAATGATCAGTTTCATTTTCATAGTCGGACACCCTGACCCGGCACAGGCAGAGCGGCAAGAAATAAAAAAGACCCGCGAATTATTTGAGTTGAATGATGCCAGCTCTGACGGCGTGCGCCACTGCCTGCCCACGGCTGTTGACATTCATTTTTTTATAAATTTTCTCTATGTGATGGCGTACAGTATGTGCGCTGATACCCAGTTCTTCTGCGATATCTTCGTATTTCAGGCCGAGCGAAATGAGGTTCAGCACTTCAAGCTCTCTGCCGGTCAGAGTCGTTTCGGCGAGCTTCGGGGTGTTCAGCTGCTTCAAGATCTTTTCGGCGACTCGCGGGGTGAGGGTCGACCCACCCTGGCAAATCACCTGCAATTCGCTGAGCAGGCGTTCATACGGGGTGTCTTTCATGATATAACCATTGGCGCCTGCCATAACGCAGGCGATAATGTCGCTCTCGTTCTCATAGGCGGTATACATCGCAATGCGCGCCTCAGGATACATTTCGCGGAGCACCGTAATGGCTTCAGGCCCGCGCGAATCGGGCAGCGCAAGATCGAGAATAATCAGCACCGGTTTGAATGTATTTTTTTCAGCGCGCGCCGACTGTAAATCGAAATAGGCTGCGAGCAGCTTGTAATCCCCGGTTTTTTTGAGCAGCGTGGCCAGGGCATCTTGCACGTTGTGGTTATCTTCAATAATAATGACATCGATCATTGTTTGCTCCTGAATTTGACGAAGAATACAGTACCATTTCGCGCTCGCCTTGAAAAGACTTTTGCGCCGATAAGCTGTGCCCTGAGGTAAATGTTTCTGAGGCCCGACCCGCGGCGATCGCCGGGCCAGCGAAAACCGATGCCGTTGTCACGAATGGTCAGGTAGCAATACTCCCGCCGTGTCGTGAGGGCGATTGTGACTTCTTTTGCGAGCGAATACTTCAGGATATTTGTCATCCACTCTGAAAAGATCGCCTGCAAATTGATGTTATCGTCGAGGCGCAGATCGGGCCACGGGTTGTGCTTTACAACCGTAACCGAAATCTTGCCCGTTTGGTTGAGCCTCTCGGCGTAGCTTTTTGCATAGACTCCGAAGCGTTCAATTTCGCTTCTGGGCTCGAGTGCGGTAACGAGCGTTCGGGTACGGGCGATTACCGACTGCGCCAGTTCAAGCATCTGTTCGCGCGGCGTGTCGCCACGAAGTTGAAGCGATAACTGCATTAGATCGCCGCCGAGCGAATCGTGCAGATCGCGCGCCAGTTTAACCTTTTCATCAGAAATTTTACGTTGGTAGAGCAGCGCCTGGTCATGGCTGATGCGATAAAGGCTGCGTATGCGAACAATAGCCATCCACCAGGCGATCATATAGGCAGCGATATAGTTCAGAATAATTTCAGTGGCGCGGCCGTTCAAGAGCGTCAGCGAAACAAAGATCGCGACAGACGAGAAATAGGCGAGCGTCATAATGCGCACGTTGGTAAAAATGAATGTGCTGCCAAAGAGCGGCAAAAGACCGATCGTGGTGTAACGGCGCTGCCGGGCACTGAAGGCAATGTCTATCGACAGGCAGAGCAACAATACCACCAGATTCAGAAACGAAAACCACTCGGCCCGGCTGCGCATGCGCGTTGAACCGAGCAGCAATACGAGGCACAAACTTGACGTCAGCAGCACCATAAGTCGCTGCGGCTGCCCTTCGAGCGCCGTTTCGCCAAAGCGCACCGTTAAAATGTGATAGACCGGAAAAACCACTAGGGTCAGCGCGCTCGATGCAACGCTGAGCACGAACGCCTGCTTCTGTAGCCAGCGGCGGTTGATTGTCGACGCAGCCTTTGAAACAGAATAGTCAGGCCACAAGATGCGGCTGATCGTTTGGTAGTTGAAACGGCGCACTTAGGTTTACTTGCAGCCGCCGGTTTTTTCGTCTTCACCGATATAGCAGGTTTGGCCTGCGGCGCAGCCATTCGTCGCACGGTAGGCAAAGCCAGTGCCGGCATTGCAGTACAAGAGCCGGTTGCCATCGCAGCGCATGCGGGCGCCCGTGGCACCTACATCCGCACACGAATTCGGGTCGCGCCTGGGCGAGCACCCCACAAAACCAAAGACGAGAAGCACCACAATCGGTCGCATGCGCATGTCTACTTGCCGCCGGTGAATGAGTGCGCTGCGCTGTCTATTCGATTTTCGCCGCGCGTGTTATCTCATACAGCGCGAGCGCTGTCGCAACGGAAACATTATAACTTTCAAGCCGTTCGCTGATGCGCAGCCGC
The sequence above is a segment of the Turneriella parva DSM 21527 genome. Coding sequences within it:
- a CDS encoding sensor histidine kinase, which codes for MRRFNYQTISRILWPDYSVSKAASTINRRWLQKQAFVLSVASSALTLVVFPVYHILTVRFGETALEGQPQRLMVLLTSSLCLVLLLGSTRMRSRAEWFSFLNLVVLLLCLSIDIAFSARQRRYTTIGLLPLFGSTFIFTNVRIMTLAYFSSVAIFVSLTLLNGRATEIILNYIAAYMIAWWMAIVRIRSLYRISHDQALLYQRKISDEKVKLARDLHDSLGGDLMQLSLQLRGDTPREQMLELAQSVIARTRTLVTALEPRSEIERFGVYAKSYAERLNQTGKISVTVVKHNPWPDLRLDDNINLQAIFSEWMTNILKYSLAKEVTIALTTRREYCYLTIRDNGIGFRWPGDRRGSGLRNIYLRAQLIGAKVFSRRARNGTVFFVKFRSKQ
- a CDS encoding response regulator transcription factor, with translation MIDVIIIEDNHNVQDALATLLKKTGDYKLLAAYFDLQSARAEKNTFKPVLIILDLALPDSRGPEAITVLREMYPEARIAMYTAYENESDIIACVMAGANGYIMKDTPYERLLSELQVICQGGSTLTPRVAEKILKQLNTPKLAETTLTGRELEVLNLISLGLKYEDIAEELGISAHTVRHHIEKIYKKMNVNSRGQAVAHAVRAGIIQLK